From Actinopolymorpha cephalotaxi, one genomic window encodes:
- a CDS encoding RDD family protein — protein MSTPTPPGPDARDEDSSSGRHGAPQPQDPYGRQAQGHGGQQGYGQQQQQSHGQQPGYGQSYGQHQQQYDQGQQGQYGQQGQYDQGQYGQYGQNGGTPEIDRNLLAPWVLRLGAYLIDGVVVWIPGAIGSALMAGMQSGGQPSGAATAIGSVLYLVSLGISIWNIVFRQGTTGQSIGKQVLNIKLVRESDGQPLGPGTTFVRSLAHILDALPCYVGFLWPLWDSKRQTFADKLMHSLVIKL, from the coding sequence GTGAGTACACCGACCCCGCCGGGTCCCGACGCACGCGACGAGGACTCGTCCTCGGGACGGCACGGTGCTCCGCAGCCTCAGGATCCCTACGGCCGGCAGGCCCAGGGTCACGGCGGCCAGCAGGGCTACGGCCAGCAACAACAACAGAGTCACGGCCAGCAGCCGGGATACGGTCAGAGTTACGGCCAGCACCAGCAGCAGTACGACCAGGGCCAGCAGGGTCAGTACGGCCAGCAAGGTCAGTACGACCAGGGTCAGTACGGTCAGTACGGCCAGAACGGCGGCACGCCCGAGATCGACCGGAACCTGCTCGCCCCGTGGGTCCTTCGCCTCGGCGCCTACCTCATCGACGGGGTGGTGGTCTGGATTCCCGGTGCCATCGGCTCGGCGCTGATGGCCGGCATGCAGTCCGGTGGCCAGCCGTCCGGGGCGGCCACGGCGATCGGCTCGGTCCTGTACCTCGTGAGTCTCGGCATCAGCATCTGGAACATCGTCTTCCGGCAGGGCACCACCGGCCAGAGCATCGGCAAGCAGGTGCTCAACATCAAGCTGGTGCGTGAGTCCGACGGGCAGCCGCTGGGTCCGGGCACGACGTTCGTCCGGTCGCTCGCGCACATCCTGGACGCACTGCCCTGCTACGTCGGGTTCCTCTGGCCCCTGTGGGACAGCAAGCGCCAGACGTTCGCCGACAAGCTGATGCACAGCCTGGTCATCAAGCTGTAG
- a CDS encoding GxGYxYP domain-containing protein, with the protein MTWNNKYSRRTFGRMVVAGLGAATLPNVLAPGAAQAATGGAAAGARTAGLTATATQTRSGITWPEGQALPHFAPVRTLDVVDITGLSGDEKLMLGTLQGLVNRVRPQIYLIGDDATSGEGRLTWLRDLDVSYTVHKDFWELVGKYRGAIRGSVVYDPGVPDSLNVATTLAGLRGLVAVGPDLAGTLAKKYGVKVVEDLRGRFTSRIDAYQWQYEHLWPQTTHRMLIGLPPLKDVSLPPGLPAYYTTIAKVDGHLHDASNRKVYDFDLTAQLGGDGVWVRFDDAFTNDGWGPAVHQVTLRADDTVVADFVPGTDAEDPYLFDDSNSQTSLGPPLHRFADGSHYFVYGFAPPAGTSKLTLSVEMWNEFAVSVSKVEPARPTKVAYAYLRDYAVANQAMTFWLDPNVDAERELFERIMSDVEPYTPYLGWFAQDIAGEFGGTELCSKHGVYVLAADWFENLSVHSGSRAPISDQQKPAPTLALENKVYVTFTMSEGDNLQYNEHRLRVLWDNPGRGSVPVNWTTNPLLADAAPNFLSHFQRTATDNDLLVAGPSGAGYIYPTPWPDATFTTFTEQTGKYMRATGMGIVYVLNRVDGHDVDLSADKTRAYVSDVQPQGIFLNWSGTTTTRLVEGGTPLATILGVGGVQETKDAIARSAAGWDGTSPRFVSIGVNAWSTTPQDLAEVTASLGADYRVVRGDQYFDLARKALG; encoded by the coding sequence ATGACATGGAACAACAAGTACTCACGGCGAACCTTCGGCCGGATGGTCGTGGCCGGACTCGGCGCGGCGACGTTGCCGAACGTGCTCGCGCCCGGGGCCGCGCAGGCGGCGACGGGCGGCGCCGCGGCCGGCGCCAGGACCGCCGGCCTCACCGCGACGGCCACCCAGACGCGATCGGGCATCACCTGGCCGGAGGGGCAGGCGCTCCCGCACTTCGCGCCCGTACGCACTCTCGACGTCGTCGACATCACCGGCCTGTCCGGTGACGAGAAGCTGATGCTGGGAACGCTGCAGGGGCTGGTCAACCGGGTGCGCCCGCAGATCTACCTGATCGGCGACGACGCCACCAGCGGCGAGGGCCGGCTGACCTGGCTGCGCGACCTGGACGTGTCCTACACCGTGCACAAGGACTTCTGGGAGCTGGTGGGGAAGTACCGCGGCGCGATCCGGGGCAGTGTCGTCTACGACCCCGGCGTACCCGACTCGCTCAACGTCGCCACCACCCTCGCCGGCCTGCGCGGCCTGGTCGCCGTCGGCCCGGACCTGGCGGGGACGCTGGCGAAGAAGTACGGCGTGAAGGTGGTCGAGGACCTGCGCGGGCGGTTCACCAGCCGGATCGACGCCTACCAGTGGCAGTACGAACACCTGTGGCCGCAGACGACCCACCGGATGCTGATCGGCCTGCCGCCGTTGAAGGACGTCAGCCTGCCGCCGGGCCTTCCGGCGTACTACACCACCATCGCCAAGGTGGACGGCCACCTGCACGACGCCTCCAACCGCAAGGTGTACGACTTCGACCTCACCGCCCAACTCGGCGGCGACGGCGTGTGGGTGCGCTTCGACGACGCGTTCACCAACGACGGCTGGGGTCCCGCGGTGCACCAGGTGACGCTGCGCGCGGACGACACAGTGGTCGCCGACTTCGTGCCGGGCACCGACGCGGAGGATCCGTACCTCTTCGACGACAGCAACTCCCAGACCAGCCTGGGGCCGCCGCTGCACCGGTTCGCCGACGGCAGTCACTACTTCGTGTACGGGTTCGCCCCGCCTGCAGGCACGTCGAAGCTGACGCTCTCGGTGGAGATGTGGAACGAGTTCGCCGTGTCGGTGAGCAAGGTCGAGCCGGCCCGGCCGACCAAGGTGGCGTACGCATATCTGCGCGACTACGCCGTGGCCAACCAGGCGATGACGTTCTGGCTGGACCCGAACGTCGACGCCGAACGCGAACTGTTCGAGCGGATCATGTCCGACGTCGAGCCGTACACGCCGTATCTCGGGTGGTTCGCCCAGGACATCGCCGGCGAGTTCGGCGGCACAGAACTGTGCTCGAAGCACGGCGTCTACGTGCTCGCCGCGGACTGGTTCGAGAACCTCTCCGTGCACTCGGGCTCCCGGGCGCCGATCTCCGACCAGCAGAAGCCCGCACCCACACTGGCGCTGGAGAACAAGGTCTACGTCACCTTCACCATGTCCGAGGGCGACAACCTGCAGTACAACGAACACCGGCTGCGGGTTCTGTGGGACAACCCCGGCAGGGGCAGCGTGCCGGTCAACTGGACCACCAACCCGCTGCTGGCCGACGCCGCGCCGAACTTCCTCAGCCACTTCCAGCGCACCGCGACCGACAACGACCTGCTGGTGGCCGGCCCCTCCGGCGCGGGCTACATCTACCCGACCCCGTGGCCGGACGCCACCTTCACGACGTTCACCGAACAGACCGGGAAGTACATGCGCGCGACCGGGATGGGGATCGTGTACGTCCTCAACCGGGTCGACGGTCACGACGTCGACCTGTCGGCGGACAAGACCCGGGCGTACGTCTCCGACGTCCAGCCGCAGGGAATTTTCCTGAACTGGTCCGGCACGACCACCACCCGGCTCGTCGAGGGCGGTACGCCACTGGCCACCATCCTCGGCGTCGGCGGCGTGCAGGAGACCAAGGACGCGATCGCCCGGTCGGCCGCCGGGTGGGACGGGACGTCGCCGCGGTTCGTCTCGATCGGCGTGAACGCCTGGTCGACGACGCCGCAGGACCTGGCCGAGGTGACCGCCTCGCTCGGTGCCGACTACCGCGTGGTGCGCGGCGACCAGTACTTCGACCTGGCCCGGAAGGCGCTCGGGTAG
- a CDS encoding DUF2752 domain-containing protein, whose translation MPDPTLRRPSGPPTGTAARPAEHVVAHPAGLPSDSTLAGIAVLGAAGLGLAAANSISGGRFGVPCLLHTVTGLDCPLCGTTRMAAAVLHGDLAGALGFNAPALLAILVVAYLWLSWVLERLDARVRLPRPALGPRARSALLPAVVAAAVVFMVLRNLPWPPFTALHV comes from the coding sequence GTGCCCGATCCGACCCTGCGACGACCGAGCGGACCGCCCACCGGCACCGCGGCGCGCCCCGCCGAGCACGTCGTTGCGCACCCCGCCGGCCTGCCCTCGGACAGCACGCTGGCCGGCATCGCCGTCCTGGGCGCCGCCGGCCTGGGACTGGCGGCGGCGAACAGCATCTCCGGCGGCCGGTTCGGCGTTCCGTGCCTGCTGCACACCGTCACCGGTCTGGACTGTCCGCTGTGCGGTACGACCCGGATGGCCGCCGCCGTACTCCACGGCGACCTGGCCGGCGCGCTCGGCTTCAACGCGCCGGCCCTTCTCGCGATCCTGGTCGTGGCCTACCTGTGGCTGAGCTGGGTGCTCGAACGCCTGGATGCCCGCGTACGCCTCCCCCGCCCAGCGCTGGGTCCGCGAGCACGGTCGGCGCTGCTCCCGGCGGTGGTGGCGGCGGCCGTGGTCTTCATGGTGCTGCGCAACCTGCCCTGGCCGCCGTTCACCGCCCTGCACGTCTGA